One Synechococcus sp. MU1617 genomic region harbors:
- a CDS encoding photosystem II assembly family protein: MVWFALFASAGLGLFTMVFRASAGGTVDLSDFGIQSGALLLFSGLLWFDRNRGSSSDG; this comes from the coding sequence TTGGTCTGGTTCGCTCTCTTCGCTTCCGCTGGACTCGGCCTGTTCACGATGGTTTTTCGTGCTTCCGCCGGGGGCACTGTCGACCTGTCTGATTTCGGGATCCAGAGCGGTGCTCTTCTGCTCTTCTCCGGGCTGCTCTGGTTCGACCGGAATAGAGGCAGCAGCAGCGACGGTTGA
- the infB gene encoding translation initiation factor IF-2 translates to MTSSGKVRIYELSKDLGLENKDVLDAAEKLSIAAKSHSSSISDAEAGKIRSLLGKGGNGATPAAAAPAKPAPGKAILSVQKAAPAAPSKPTPAVREPVAKPVAAKPQVAAKPQAAPKPPAAATPKPVISKPAPAPAKSSAAPARPAAPQKPPAVPARPTAAKPMPRPAAAKPQVVSKQAEGKPELVSKPKTAAKPTAPTPRPTPARPAPRPAGAGSPARPTPGQGQPKPQIIRAGAPSRPGTPTRAGAPAKPGAPSRPTPRPELVGKPVPRRPAGTGVPQRQGGPSRPGAPTRQGRPGMPPRSGNTLELVGKPIRRDGSSTGSGRPGAPTRPGAPGRPGMPAGMRKPVAPGELMQLQKPVGRPAAPAPRRPDAPTKAAAGAGTATPPVARPNAPSAPRRPGFRPGGPGGQRRPGRPDWDDSARLDALRSRSPQKQRQKVHIIGENDDSLAAQTGGFAGEQENMVLSASLARPAKPKSKQRTAPKPVAAMRKRKKETARQRQRRRAMELRAAREAKQVRPEMIVVPEDNLTVQELADMLSVESSEIIKSLFFKGIIATVTQTLDMPTIEAVADEFGVPVLQDDVEEAAKKTVEMIEETDKAHLIRRPPVVTVMGHVDHGKTSLLDAIRQARVAAGEAGGITQHIGAYQVEIEHNNEQRKLTFLDTPGHEAFTAMRARGTKVTDVAVLVVAADDGVRPQTLEAISHARAAEVPIVVAINKIDKEGSSPERVKQELSEQNLLAEDWGGDVVMVPVSAIKGENIDKLLEMLLLVTEVEDLQANPDRLARGTVIEAHLDKAKGPVATLLVQNGTLKTGDVVAAGPVLGKVRAMVDDNRQRLKEAGPSFAVEALGFSEVPTAGDEFEVYPDEKSARAVVGDRASDARATRLAQQMASRRVSLTAMSGQANDGELKELNLILKADVQGSVEAILGSLEQLPKDEVQVRVLLSAPGEITETDVDLAAASGAVIVGFNTSMASGAKKAADATGVDVRDYDVIYKLLEDIQMAMEGLLEPELVEEALGEAEVRAVFTIGKSAVAGCYVTTGKLHRNCRVRVHRGKQVVYEGDLDSLRRNKDDVKEVATGFECGVGTDRFANWEEGDRIEAFKMVTQRRKLTT, encoded by the coding sequence ATGACCAGCAGCGGCAAAGTCAGAATTTACGAGCTGTCCAAGGACCTCGGTCTTGAGAACAAGGACGTGCTGGATGCGGCTGAAAAGCTTTCGATCGCTGCGAAGAGCCACAGCAGCTCGATCAGTGACGCTGAAGCCGGGAAGATCCGTTCGCTGCTTGGGAAAGGCGGGAATGGTGCGACGCCCGCTGCCGCGGCCCCTGCCAAGCCCGCACCGGGGAAGGCCATCCTCTCGGTGCAGAAAGCAGCCCCTGCCGCCCCGAGCAAACCCACCCCAGCGGTGAGAGAACCGGTCGCCAAGCCTGTTGCCGCCAAGCCCCAAGTGGCAGCCAAGCCACAAGCGGCCCCGAAGCCTCCTGCAGCGGCCACGCCCAAACCGGTGATCAGCAAGCCGGCCCCTGCCCCGGCGAAATCGTCGGCAGCTCCTGCGCGGCCCGCCGCGCCTCAGAAACCACCTGCAGTCCCAGCGCGACCAACGGCAGCAAAGCCCATGCCACGCCCTGCCGCGGCCAAGCCGCAGGTCGTCAGCAAGCAGGCTGAGGGCAAACCGGAACTGGTGAGCAAGCCCAAGACTGCTGCTAAACCCACGGCACCCACGCCGCGGCCTACACCCGCTCGCCCGGCGCCGCGTCCCGCAGGGGCTGGAAGTCCAGCACGGCCCACCCCTGGCCAGGGTCAGCCCAAGCCGCAGATCATCCGCGCTGGCGCCCCATCTCGGCCCGGTACTCCAACCCGTGCCGGCGCTCCTGCAAAGCCCGGAGCACCCTCACGGCCAACCCCCAGGCCTGAACTGGTGGGCAAACCTGTGCCCCGCCGTCCTGCTGGCACAGGCGTGCCTCAACGCCAGGGTGGTCCAAGCCGTCCAGGAGCCCCCACCCGACAGGGTCGCCCGGGGATGCCCCCCCGCAGCGGCAACACCCTTGAACTGGTCGGCAAGCCGATTCGTCGCGACGGCAGCAGCACCGGCAGCGGTCGTCCTGGCGCGCCAACCCGTCCGGGAGCTCCTGGACGTCCCGGCATGCCCGCTGGAATGCGCAAACCGGTTGCTCCCGGTGAGCTCATGCAGCTGCAGAAGCCTGTCGGCAGGCCGGCGGCACCGGCACCCCGCCGTCCCGATGCGCCCACCAAAGCCGCTGCAGGGGCAGGAACCGCCACCCCACCTGTGGCACGTCCGAATGCCCCCTCGGCACCCCGCCGTCCCGGCTTCCGTCCCGGCGGTCCCGGAGGACAGCGACGCCCTGGTCGGCCCGACTGGGATGACAGCGCCCGGCTCGATGCTCTGCGCAGCCGCTCGCCGCAGAAGCAGCGCCAGAAGGTACACATCATTGGCGAGAACGATGATTCCCTGGCGGCACAGACCGGCGGCTTCGCCGGCGAACAGGAGAACATGGTTCTCTCGGCGAGCCTGGCTCGTCCCGCCAAGCCCAAATCGAAGCAGCGCACCGCACCAAAACCGGTGGCGGCGATGCGCAAGCGCAAGAAGGAAACTGCCCGTCAGCGTCAGCGCCGGCGTGCCATGGAACTGCGGGCAGCCCGGGAAGCCAAACAGGTACGGCCCGAAATGATCGTGGTGCCGGAGGACAACCTCACGGTGCAGGAACTGGCAGACATGCTGAGCGTCGAAAGCTCAGAAATCATCAAATCCCTGTTCTTCAAAGGGATCATCGCCACGGTCACCCAGACCCTGGACATGCCCACGATCGAGGCCGTCGCCGACGAATTCGGCGTGCCTGTGCTGCAGGACGACGTGGAAGAGGCGGCCAAGAAGACCGTCGAAATGATCGAAGAGACCGACAAGGCTCACCTGATCCGGCGTCCTCCCGTGGTGACCGTCATGGGCCACGTCGACCACGGCAAAACCAGCCTGCTGGATGCCATCCGTCAGGCCCGCGTCGCTGCGGGTGAGGCCGGAGGCATCACCCAGCACATCGGTGCGTATCAGGTTGAGATCGAACACAACAACGAACAGCGCAAGCTCACCTTCCTAGACACTCCGGGCCACGAAGCGTTCACCGCCATGCGAGCTCGCGGCACCAAAGTGACCGATGTGGCTGTGCTGGTGGTGGCCGCCGATGACGGCGTCCGGCCTCAGACCCTGGAAGCCATCAGCCACGCCCGGGCTGCGGAAGTGCCGATCGTGGTGGCGATCAACAAGATCGACAAAGAAGGTTCATCGCCCGAACGGGTGAAGCAGGAGTTGTCGGAACAAAACCTGCTGGCGGAAGACTGGGGCGGCGACGTGGTGATGGTGCCGGTGAGCGCCATCAAGGGCGAAAACATCGACAAGCTTCTGGAGATGCTGCTGCTGGTCACCGAAGTGGAAGACCTGCAGGCCAACCCGGATCGTCTGGCCCGCGGCACCGTGATCGAGGCTCACCTCGACAAGGCCAAAGGCCCCGTGGCCACGCTGCTGGTGCAGAACGGCACCCTCAAGACCGGCGACGTTGTCGCCGCTGGTCCGGTGCTGGGCAAGGTGCGCGCCATGGTGGACGACAACCGCCAACGCCTCAAGGAAGCTGGTCCCTCCTTCGCTGTGGAGGCTTTGGGCTTCAGCGAGGTGCCCACCGCCGGTGATGAGTTCGAGGTGTACCCCGACGAGAAATCAGCCAGGGCGGTCGTCGGCGATCGCGCCTCCGATGCGCGTGCCACCCGTCTCGCTCAGCAGATGGCGTCACGACGCGTCTCGCTCACGGCCATGTCCGGCCAGGCGAATGATGGTGAGCTGAAGGAACTCAACCTGATTCTCAAAGCCGACGTTCAGGGCTCTGTGGAAGCCATCCTGGGATCGCTCGAACAGCTGCCGAAGGATGAGGTGCAGGTTCGGGTGCTGCTGTCGGCACCTGGCGAGATCACCGAAACCGACGTCGACCTGGCAGCCGCCTCCGGCGCAGTGATCGTGGGCTTCAACACTTCCATGGCCTCCGGCGCCAAGAAAGCGGCGGATGCCACCGGGGTGGATGTTCGCGACTACGACGTGATCTACAAGCTTCTGGAAGACATCCAGATGGCGATGGAAGGTCTGCTCGAACCGGAATTGGTGGAGGAAGCCCTGGGCGAAGCCGAGGTGCGCGCCGTCTTCACCATCGGCAAGAGCGCTGTGGCTGGCTGCTACGTCACCACCGGCAAGCTGCATCGCAACTGCCGGGTGCGGGTTCACCGCGGAAAACAGGTGGTTTACGAAGGCGACCTCGACTCCCTGCGTCGCAACAAGGACGATGTCAAAGAAGTGGCCACGGGCTTCGAATGCGGTGTCGGCACCGATCGGTTCGCCAACTGGGAAGAAGGCGATCGCATTGAAGCCTTCAAGATGGTCACCCAACGCCGCAAACTCACCACCTGA
- a CDS encoding YlxR family protein — MSDRPVLRRCVACRQLLDRRQLWRVIRDHQDGVLLDEGMGRSAYLCREENCLEEATRRKRLQKALRCQVPETVLAVLKQRLNQSIGESAEAD, encoded by the coding sequence GTGAGTGACCGTCCCGTCCTGCGTCGCTGCGTGGCCTGCCGCCAACTCTTGGATCGCCGCCAACTCTGGAGGGTGATCCGCGACCATCAGGACGGAGTTCTCCTCGATGAGGGGATGGGCCGTTCGGCCTATCTCTGCCGCGAGGAAAACTGCCTGGAGGAGGCGACCCGTCGCAAACGTCTGCAGAAAGCCCTGCGTTGTCAGGTGCCCGAAACAGTGCTTGCGGTGTTGAAACAGCGGCTTAACCAAAGCATTGGTGAATCCGCTGAGGCAGACTGA
- the nusA gene encoding transcription termination factor NusA — MALVLLPGLTNLIDDISEEKKLPPQVVEAALREALLKGYERYRRTLYLGISEDPFDEEYFSNFDVGLDLEEEGYRVLASKIIVDEVESEDHQIAIAEVMQVADDAQVGDTVVLDVTPEKEDFGRMAAATTKQVLAQKLRDQQRRMIQEEFADLEDPVLTARVIRFERQSVIMAVSSGLGRPEVEAELPRRDQLPNDNYRANATFKVFLKEVSEVPRRGPQLFVSRSNAGLVVYLFENEVPEIQEGSVRIVAVAREANPPSRSVGPRTKVAVDSIEREVDPVGACIGARGSRIQQVVNELRGEKIDVIRWSHDPGQYIANSLSPARVEMVRLVDPVGQHAHVLVPPDQLSLAIGREGQNVRLAARLTGWKIDIKNSTEYDQEAEDAVVAELISQREEEEALQQQAEERLAVEQAARAEEDARLRELYPLPEDEEEYGEEQPEQEFSEEEPAELEAGTETETETTDAAVEADTDADQEQVR, encoded by the coding sequence ATGGCTCTCGTCCTGCTTCCCGGTCTCACCAACCTGATCGACGACATCAGTGAAGAGAAGAAGCTGCCGCCCCAGGTGGTGGAAGCGGCCCTGCGCGAGGCCCTGCTGAAGGGCTACGAGCGCTACAGGCGCACCCTGTATCTCGGGATCAGCGAAGACCCCTTTGATGAGGAGTACTTCAGCAACTTTGACGTTGGCCTCGACCTTGAGGAAGAGGGCTACAGGGTTCTCGCCAGCAAGATCATTGTTGATGAGGTCGAGAGTGAAGACCACCAGATCGCGATCGCCGAGGTGATGCAGGTGGCCGATGACGCCCAGGTGGGCGACACGGTGGTGCTGGATGTCACGCCGGAGAAAGAAGATTTCGGCCGCATGGCCGCCGCCACCACCAAGCAGGTGCTGGCCCAAAAGCTGCGGGATCAGCAGCGCCGCATGATCCAAGAGGAATTCGCTGATCTGGAGGATCCGGTGCTGACGGCCCGAGTGATCCGCTTCGAGCGCCAGTCGGTGATCATGGCGGTCAGCTCAGGCCTGGGCCGTCCGGAAGTGGAGGCAGAACTCCCCCGGCGCGATCAGCTGCCCAACGACAACTACCGCGCCAACGCCACCTTCAAAGTCTTCTTGAAAGAAGTGAGCGAAGTTCCCCGCCGGGGACCGCAGCTGTTCGTCAGCCGCTCCAACGCCGGTTTGGTGGTTTACCTGTTCGAGAACGAAGTTCCCGAAATCCAGGAAGGATCCGTTCGGATCGTGGCCGTTGCCCGTGAAGCCAATCCCCCCTCACGTTCGGTGGGCCCTCGCACCAAAGTGGCCGTCGACAGCATCGAACGCGAGGTGGACCCTGTCGGCGCCTGCATTGGCGCCCGCGGCTCTCGCATCCAGCAGGTGGTGAACGAACTGCGTGGAGAAAAAATCGACGTGATTCGCTGGTCCCACGATCCGGGTCAGTACATCGCTAACTCCCTCAGCCCCGCTCGAGTGGAAATGGTGCGCCTGGTGGATCCCGTGGGCCAGCACGCCCATGTGCTGGTGCCCCCCGATCAGCTGAGCCTGGCCATTGGCCGCGAAGGCCAGAACGTGCGCTTGGCCGCCCGACTTACCGGCTGGAAGATCGACATCAAGAACTCCACCGAATACGACCAAGAGGCAGAGGATGCCGTGGTTGCGGAGCTGATCTCCCAGCGTGAGGAAGAGGAAGCCCTCCAGCAGCAAGCCGAAGAACGGCTGGCCGTCGAACAGGCCGCTCGGGCGGAAGAGGATGCACGCCTGAGGGAGCTGTATCCGCTGCCCGAAGACGAGGAGGAGTACGGCGAGGAGCAGCCCGAGCAGGAGTTCTCGGAGGAGGAGCCCGCTGAGTTGGAAGCCGGCACCGAAACCGAAACTGAAACCACGGACGCAGCGGTTGAAGCCGATACCGATGCCGATCAGGAGCAGGTCCGGTGA
- the rimP gene encoding ribosome maturation factor RimP produces the protein MPHPLLPDLETLATEVAASKGFSLCGIQLLTHMSPMTLEVQIRHSNGADVSLDDCAGFSGVLGDALEASSLLTDAYVLEISSPGIGDQLSSDRDFETFRGFPVEVHHRDKDDSEQRLEGLLLERDVDTLQINIRGRIKRIPRDCVIDVRLTSPGS, from the coding sequence TTGCCTCACCCTCTGCTTCCAGATCTGGAAACTCTGGCCACCGAGGTGGCCGCCAGCAAAGGCTTTTCCCTTTGCGGTATTCAGCTGCTCACTCACATGAGCCCGATGACCCTGGAAGTACAGATCCGCCACAGCAATGGAGCGGATGTGAGCCTCGATGACTGCGCGGGTTTCAGCGGCGTGTTGGGGGATGCCCTTGAGGCCTCTTCCCTGCTCACTGACGCGTATGTTCTGGAGATCAGCAGTCCCGGCATCGGCGACCAGCTGTCCAGCGATCGCGACTTTGAAACCTTCCGCGGTTTCCCCGTGGAGGTTCATCACCGCGACAAGGACGACAGCGAGCAACGTCTGGAGGGCCTCTTGCTCGAACGCGACGTCGACACGCTGCAGATCAACATTCGCGGGCGAATCAAACGGATTCCTCGGGATTGCGTGATCGATGTCCGCCTCACGAGTCCAGGCAGCTGA
- the grrM gene encoding cyclophane-forming radical SAM/SPASM peptide maturase GrrM/OscB: MIVSSPNVRPDLNRFGPIGLVVVQSTSLCNLDCSYCYLPDRQKKRVFDLDLLPLLMQRILESPYAGPEFSLVWHAGEPLTLPTSWYDEATAILYRSLDQFNAQGLDFTQHVQTNATLINDAWCDCFRRNRIVVGISVDGPEDIHDAHRRFRNGRGSHAMAMKGIEALHRNDVPFHCISVVTADAMEQPERMYRFFRDNGISEVGFNVEEQEGINTSSSMQGSEMEGKYRDFLRAFWRLSEQDGYPVVLREFEQVISLIQGNERMTQNELNRPFSILSVDWEGNFSTFDPELLSVASDRYGSFNLGNLKDLSLVESTYTEQFRRLMADMTSGVETCHKSCEYFGLCGGGNGSNKFWEHGTLASSETNACRFGTQIPVQVLLERFEEGPPLTALTPN, translated from the coding sequence GTGATCGTTTCTTCTCCCAACGTCAGGCCCGACCTCAACCGGTTCGGGCCCATCGGGCTCGTGGTTGTGCAGTCCACCTCGCTGTGCAACCTCGATTGTTCGTATTGCTATCTGCCGGACCGGCAGAAGAAGCGGGTCTTTGACCTCGATCTGCTGCCCTTGCTGATGCAGCGGATCCTGGAAAGCCCCTATGCCGGACCTGAATTTTCCCTGGTTTGGCACGCCGGTGAACCGCTCACCCTGCCCACCAGTTGGTATGACGAGGCGACAGCGATCCTGTATCGCAGCCTTGATCAGTTCAATGCCCAGGGGCTGGACTTCACCCAGCACGTGCAGACCAACGCCACGTTGATCAACGACGCCTGGTGCGACTGCTTCCGGCGCAACCGCATCGTGGTGGGCATCAGTGTGGATGGCCCTGAAGACATCCACGACGCCCACCGGCGCTTCCGCAACGGGCGCGGCTCCCATGCTATGGCGATGAAAGGGATTGAAGCCCTGCACCGCAATGATGTGCCCTTCCACTGCATCTCGGTGGTGACCGCCGATGCCATGGAGCAACCGGAGCGGATGTATCGCTTCTTCCGCGACAACGGCATCAGCGAAGTGGGCTTCAACGTTGAGGAGCAGGAGGGGATCAACACCAGTTCCTCGATGCAAGGCTCAGAGATGGAGGGGAAGTATCGCGACTTCCTGCGGGCCTTCTGGCGGCTGAGCGAGCAGGACGGTTATCCCGTGGTGCTGCGCGAATTCGAGCAGGTCATCAGCCTGATCCAAGGCAACGAGCGGATGACCCAGAACGAGCTCAATCGCCCGTTCTCGATCCTCAGCGTTGACTGGGAGGGAAATTTCTCCACTTTCGACCCCGAGCTTTTGTCGGTGGCAAGTGACCGCTACGGCAGCTTCAACCTCGGCAATCTCAAGGATTTGTCGCTGGTGGAATCCACCTACACCGAACAGTTCCGTCGCCTCATGGCCGACATGACCAGCGGTGTGGAGACCTGCCACAAGAGCTGCGAATACTTCGGCCTCTGTGGCGGTGGCAACGGCAGCAACAAGTTCTGGGAGCACGGCACCCTCGCCTCCAGTGAAACCAACGCCTGCCGCTTCGGCACCCAGATTCCTGTTCAGGTGCTGTTGGAGCGATTTGAAGAGGGTCCTCCCCTGACGGCACTCACGCCCAATTGA
- the grrA gene encoding GrrA/OscA1 family cyclophane-containing rSAM-modified RiPP, giving the protein MKRSLIAFQALLASSAVLCQTAEASSTYTAPEQLTGQAKTNSIEARIEAVRNTDWGSLLQVSDMDDELVAKSKWGNGKGKKFGNSRGKGKWGNGKSGNKWGNSRNTWGNGNYYGGWRNGGGAWGNGGGGFVNW; this is encoded by the coding sequence ATGAAGCGTTCTCTGATTGCCTTTCAAGCACTGCTGGCCTCCAGCGCCGTGCTCTGCCAGACCGCCGAAGCCAGCTCCACCTACACCGCTCCAGAGCAACTAACCGGCCAGGCCAAGACCAACAGCATCGAAGCCCGGATCGAAGCCGTGCGGAACACCGACTGGGGCAGCCTGCTCCAGGTCTCCGACATGGATGACGAGCTGGTTGCCAAGAGCAAGTGGGGCAACGGCAAGGGCAAGAAATTCGGCAATAGCCGCGGCAAGGGCAAGTGGGGCAACGGCAAGAGCGGCAACAAGTGGGGCAATAGCCGCAACACCTGGGGCAACGGCAACTACTACGGCGGCTGGCGCAATGGTGGCGGGGCCTGGGGCAACGGTGGCGGCGGATTCGTCAACTGGTGA
- the grrP gene encoding extracellular substrate binding-like orphan protein GrrP — protein sequence MRALLAPAAALLALAGPVALTPQASAESTTLKAVIFEEMKPMYHKTDAGYEGLGVDVLEQIRIQAKRRKVDYRVAKSVNDGIGAVITGKADIACGVAFTWGRSTQVSYSLPFGVGGTRLLTANDTTINGTPASLEGQTIGVVKDTASAKVLKSVVPGATLKSYDTPIEALNAFYEGDVPILGGGTLWLAANSRIDKTALLPFRPYGRSGISCIVKQDNGKLLSSTNIALGQMMQAYMDGDAGTRRMINRWIGPGSDVGLSQDVIRSLYGLILSITAEINTPATPGI from the coding sequence ATGCGTGCACTTCTGGCTCCAGCGGCAGCCCTGCTTGCCCTGGCTGGCCCGGTTGCCCTCACCCCTCAAGCCTCAGCGGAAAGCACAACGCTCAAGGCGGTGATCTTTGAGGAGATGAAGCCGATGTATCACAAAACGGATGCCGGCTACGAGGGCCTCGGGGTTGATGTTCTTGAACAGATCCGGATTCAGGCCAAGCGCCGCAAGGTGGACTACCGGGTGGCGAAGTCGGTGAATGACGGCATCGGCGCCGTGATCACCGGCAAAGCCGACATCGCCTGTGGCGTGGCCTTCACCTGGGGGCGCTCCACCCAGGTGAGCTACAGCCTTCCCTTCGGCGTTGGCGGCACCCGTCTGCTGACCGCCAACGACACCACCATTAATGGGACCCCGGCTTCACTGGAGGGCCAAACGATCGGGGTGGTGAAGGACACCGCCTCCGCCAAGGTGCTGAAGAGCGTGGTGCCCGGCGCCACGCTGAAGAGCTACGACACCCCGATCGAAGCGTTGAACGCTTTCTACGAAGGTGACGTTCCAATCCTTGGCGGCGGCACCCTGTGGCTGGCCGCAAACAGCCGCATCGACAAGACGGCGCTGCTGCCCTTCCGCCCCTACGGCCGCTCCGGCATCAGCTGCATCGTCAAACAGGACAACGGCAAGCTGCTCTCCTCCACCAACATCGCGTTGGGCCAGATGATGCAGGCCTACATGGATGGCGATGCGGGAACGCGCCGCATGATCAACCGTTGGATTGGTCCGGGTAGCGACGTGGGCCTGAGCCAGGACGTGATCCGCTCCCTTTACGGCCTGATCCTCAGCATCACCGCAGAAATCAACACCCCAGCGACACCGGGAATCTGA
- a CDS encoding trypsin-like peptidase domain-containing protein — MRQLLAVLVAVAVLVGDGPSVQALEHSFVADAVQRVAPAVVRIDTERTVERQPFDPTLLDPLLRDLLGDPPAGPERERGQGSGVVIDAKGLVLTNAHVVDRVESVSVTLADGEQRDGRVVGTDPVTDLALVRLEGNQLPPRAPLGDSEAMQVGDWAIALGTPFGLERTVTLGIVSSLHRNINSLGFADKRLELIQTDAAINPGNSGGPLVNGDGQVIGINTLVRSGPGAGLGFAIPINLARRVADQLQQQGEVVHPYIGLQLVALTPRIARDHNKDPNALVQLPERSGALVQAVLPDGPAEKAGLRRGDLLITIDERDIPDPQALLEVVDAAAIDVPLPLKVLRAGRELTLSVKPEPLPGMA, encoded by the coding sequence CTGCGTCAACTCTTGGCCGTGCTGGTGGCCGTAGCCGTCCTGGTCGGTGATGGACCGTCCGTCCAGGCTTTGGAACACAGCTTTGTTGCCGATGCCGTTCAGCGGGTGGCCCCGGCTGTGGTTCGGATCGACACCGAGCGCACCGTGGAACGCCAGCCGTTTGATCCCACGCTGCTCGATCCCCTGCTGCGGGACTTGCTGGGGGATCCTCCGGCAGGTCCGGAGCGGGAACGCGGCCAAGGCTCCGGTGTGGTGATTGATGCCAAGGGGCTTGTGCTCACCAACGCCCATGTGGTGGATCGGGTGGAGTCCGTCAGCGTCACCCTGGCCGACGGAGAGCAGCGGGATGGACGGGTGGTGGGTACCGATCCGGTGACAGACCTGGCCTTGGTGCGTCTCGAGGGCAATCAACTACCGCCGCGGGCTCCCTTGGGTGATTCGGAAGCCATGCAGGTGGGCGATTGGGCGATCGCCCTCGGCACCCCGTTCGGATTGGAACGCACGGTGACCCTGGGCATCGTCAGCAGCCTGCACCGCAACATCAACAGCCTTGGCTTCGCCGACAAACGGCTGGAACTGATTCAGACCGACGCCGCCATCAACCCCGGTAATTCCGGCGGGCCGTTGGTCAACGGCGATGGTCAGGTGATTGGCATCAACACCCTGGTGCGGTCAGGCCCTGGGGCCGGCCTGGGTTTTGCCATCCCGATCAACCTGGCCCGCCGGGTGGCCGATCAGCTGCAGCAGCAGGGTGAGGTGGTGCATCCCTACATCGGTCTGCAACTGGTTGCTCTTACACCGCGCATCGCGCGCGATCACAACAAGGATCCCAATGCCCTTGTTCAGCTGCCGGAACGCAGCGGTGCCCTGGTGCAAGCCGTGCTTCCCGATGGCCCGGCCGAAAAAGCAGGACTGCGCCGCGGCGATCTGTTGATCACCATCGATGAGCGCGACATTCCCGACCCTCAGGCGCTGCTCGAGGTGGTGGATGCCGCCGCCATCGATGTTCCCTTGCCCTTGAAGGTGCTACGGGCGGGCCGCGAGCTGACCCTTTCCGTCAAACCGGAGCCCCTGCCTGGGATGGCTTGA
- the rpiA gene encoding ribose-5-phosphate isomerase RpiA — translation MADLQTQMKQAVADAAVEQIKDGMVLGLGSGSTAALMIQGLGAKLASGELKDIVGVTTSFQGEVLAAELNIPLLSLNAVSRIDLAIDGADEVDPGFQLIKGGGACHVQEKLVAARADRFVVVVDSTKLVDRLNLGFLLPVEVLPGAWRQVKQQLEALGGSAELRMAQRKAGPVVTDQGNLVLDAKLDGGISDPVALEQTINNIPGVLENGLFVNITDEVLVGEIADGVAGVRSLEKRLS, via the coding sequence ATGGCTGATCTTCAGACCCAGATGAAACAGGCGGTGGCTGATGCCGCTGTTGAGCAGATCAAGGACGGCATGGTGCTGGGCCTGGGATCAGGTTCCACCGCAGCGTTGATGATTCAGGGCTTGGGGGCCAAGCTCGCCAGCGGCGAACTCAAAGACATCGTTGGTGTGACCACCTCCTTTCAAGGTGAGGTGCTGGCCGCGGAACTCAATATCCCCCTGCTCAGCCTCAATGCCGTCAGCCGGATTGATCTGGCCATCGATGGTGCCGACGAAGTCGACCCTGGCTTCCAATTGATCAAGGGCGGTGGCGCTTGCCACGTGCAGGAAAAACTCGTGGCGGCACGGGCGGATCGTTTTGTGGTGGTTGTGGACTCCACCAAGCTGGTGGACCGTCTCAACCTCGGTTTTCTGCTGCCGGTGGAAGTGCTGCCTGGGGCCTGGCGCCAAGTGAAGCAGCAGCTGGAAGCCCTCGGGGGCAGCGCTGAGCTGCGCATGGCCCAGCGCAAGGCCGGCCCCGTGGTCACCGATCAGGGCAACCTGGTGTTGGACGCCAAACTCGACGGCGGCATCTCCGATCCCGTGGCTCTGGAACAGACCATCAACAACATCCCTGGTGTGCTGGAGAACGGCCTGTTCGTCAATATCACCGATGAGGTGTTGGTCGGCGAGATCGCCGATGGCGTGGCGGGTGTCCGCAGCCTGGAGAAGCGCCTCAGCTGA